Part of the Streptomyces sp. NBC_00457 genome, TCAGCGGTCCGTAACATCTACGGCCTTCAGGGCAGCGACGTCCACGAGGTGCGGGGCAGGGGCAGCGACGGCTTGCGGGGCGCCGTCCGCAGCTCTCAGCGCACCGACGTCCACGGCTCGCGCAGCGCCGTCAGCCGCAGTCCTCAGCGCACCGACGTCCACGGCTCGCGCGGCGCCATCAGCCCCGGCCATCAGCGCACCGCCAGCCACGACCAGCGCGGCACCACCAGCCACGGCGCCCAACGCCCCGCCAGCTGCAGCTCCCCCCGCTCTGCCGCTCACCAGCGCACCGGCAGGCTGCGCATGCCGCGCATCAGCATGCCCGGGAGCCACTCGCCGGGTGGGCCGTCGAGGGCGAGGTCGGGGGCGCGGTCGAGCAGGGACCGTATCGCCGTACGCGCTTCGAGGCGGGCCAGCGGGGCGCCCAGGCAGAAGTGGATGCCATGGCCGAAGGCGACATGGCCGCGGGCGTCACGGCGGATGTCGAAGGTGTCGGGAGCGGGGTAGCGGCTCGCGTCACGGTTGGCGGCGGTGAGGCCGATCATCACCGACTCGCCCCGGTCGATCCGGACGCTGCCCAGCTCCAGGGGCTCCGCGGCATACCGGAACGTCGCCGTCTCCACCGGGCCCTCATGGCGCAGCATCTCCTCGACGGCGCCGTCGAGAAGGCCCATGTCGGCGCGCAGCGCGGCGAGTTGGTCGGGGTGGGTGAGCAGGGAGTGGACGCCGCTGGTGATGAGATTGACCGTGGTCTCATGGCCCGCGATGAGCAGGATGAAGGCCATGCCCCGCAGTTCGTCCGGGGAGAGCCGGTCGCCGTCCTCGGCGGTGGTGCGGATCAGGTCGCTCAGCAGGTCGCCGCTCGGCCCGGCGGCGCGCTTGTCCTCGATCAGGTCGGTGAAGTACGCGCCGAGGCGGACGTAGGCGTCGTGCTCGCTGCCCGGGGTGCTCGGCGCCACCGCCTCCGTGGACATCTTGCGGAACTCCGCGCGGTCCATCTCGGGCACGCCGAGCAGTTCGCAGATGACGGTGATCGGCAGCGGATAGGACAGGGACTCCACCAGGTCGGCACGGCCCCGCGGCAGCATCGCGTCGAGCAGTTCGTCCGTGAGCTGCTGGATCCTCGGGCGCAGTGCCTCCACGCGGCGCATGGTGAAGGCGCGGGCGATCAGGCCGCGCAGCCGGGTGTGCTGGGGCGGGTCGGTGACCAGCAGGTTCTTCCCGATCAGCTCCTCGTCGAGGGACTTCAGGCCGATCTTGGCACCGTCCTTGGACAACCGCGGCTCGGCGAGTGCCGTACGCGCCTCCTCATGCCCGACGACGAGCCACACCTCGGAGTGCCACTCGGGCAGCCGGACGCGGTGGACGGGGCCTTCGGCGCGCAGGCGTGCGTACGCCGGATGCGGGTTCACGCGGAACCCCTCGCCGAACTCCCCCATGTCGATGACGTCCGCCATGGCCCTCCCCCTCGCACACCATCCCCCGCACAACAGCCCCCGCACAACAGCCCCCGCACAACAGCCGCGACACACAGACAACGCCCGACGCCCGCGATCAGTGCCCGTCCTCCTCGGATTCCTCCAGAAGTCCCGCGTCGTATGCCAACAGGGCGATCTGCACACGGTTGTTGAGGTCGAGCTTGGCCAGGATGCGGGAGACATGGGTCTTGACGGTGGCCACGCTCATGAAGAGGGCGGCGGCGATCTCGGCGTTGGACAGCCCCCGGCCGACCGCGACGGCGACCTCGCGTTCACGGTCGTTGAGGGCCTCGATGCGGGCACGCGCGCGTGCCCGCCGGGTGTCGGCCGCGGCACCGGCCGCGTGCTCCATCAGCCGGCGGGTGACAGAGGGCGACAGGACGGGGTCGCCGGCCGCGACCCGGCGCACCGCGTCGACGATCTCGGCGGGCGGGGTGTCCTTCAGGACGAATCCGGCGGCGCCGGCACGCAGCGCCCGCAGCACCTGTTCGTCGGCGTGGAAGGTGGTCAGGACCACGACCTGCGGGGCGTCCTTACGGCCGCGCAGCCGCTCGGTGGCCGTCAGCCCGTCCATCGACGGCATCCGGATGTCCATCAGGACGACGTCCGGGCTGGTGCGGTCGACGAGTGCCTCGACCTCACGGCCGTCGGCCGCCTCCCCGACGATCTCGATGTCCTCGGCCCCGCCCATCATGAAGGACAGCCCGGCCCGTACGAGGGGGTCGTCGTCGACGAGGAGCACTCTGATCGCAGTCATGCGCCCTACGTAATCACGGTCGCGGCCGGTGAGTTGGCCGGAGTCGCTCACCCCCACGGCAGCCAACCCCGCACCCCGAATCCCCCGTCCCCCTCCGGCCCGTACGCGAGCCGCCCCCCGGCCAGCGTGGCCCGTTCCGTCAGTCCGATCAGGCCCTGCCCGGAGCCGGGCACGGGTGGCACCTCGCCCTCGGGTGCCGGGTTCCGTACGTCCACGGTCAGGCCCTCCCCCGGGCCGCCGGTGACGGTCACGGTGACCTCGGTGCCGGGGGCGTGCTTGCGGGCGTTGGTCAGGCCCTCCTGGGCGATGCGGTAGGCGGTGCGGCCGACGGAGGCCGGGACGGCGGCGGGGTCGGTGACGCGGTTGTCGAGGGTGACCTTCATGCCGGCCTCGCGGGACTCGGCGACCAGGGCGTCCAGCGCGGCGAGCGTCGGCTGCGGACGGCCGGCCTCGTCGGGTTCGCCGGCCCGCAGCACGCCGATGATCTCGCGCAGGTCCTGGAGCGCCTCGTGCGCGCTCTCCCGGATGACGCCGGCGGCCCGCGCGACCTCCGCCTGCGGCGCGTCGGGCCGGAACTCCAACGCACCGGCGTGCACGCTCAGCAGCGTCAGCCGGTGCGCGAGCACGTCGTGCATCTCCCGGGCGATGGCCTCGCGGGCCAGCCGCTGCGCCTGCTCGGCGCGCAGCTTCGCCTCCGTCTCGGCGCGCAGGGCGCGGTCGCGCAGGCTCAGCATGAGCTGCCGCTTGACTCGTACGAGCAGGCCGCAGGCGATGGTCGAGACGGTGAGCAGCGAGGTGAGCAGGACCGCCGGCACGAACGCCAGGTCGGGCTCCGGGCGCCACCAGAAGTAGAGCGGGATGCCCGCCAGGGAAGTGCCGCCGATCCAGGCCACGTACTTGAAGGGCCGGTGCACGGCGAGCGAGAAGAAGATGATCAGGCCGGCGCCGCCCGCGGTGCCGGAGACGAAGCTGAGGGGAACCATCACGGCGGCGAGCCCGACCGGCCAGCGGCGGCGCAGCCAGACCAGGGCGCAGGCGAGGGCGCCGAGCAACTGGTCGATGCCGGCGAGTGATTTCGAGGTGTTCGGGTCTCCGTTCACGGTGTCCGCGGCTGCCAGGCCGATCAGGACGGCCAGCAGGAAGCAGGAGAAGTCGACGACCCAGTCCCGTGCGGTGCGCCGCGGTCGCCGCCCGGACGCTCCGACATCGGGGTCGAGCTCATGGATCACGGCGGACGGGAACAGCCACCGGCGCCCCTGGAACGCCGACACAGCCTGCTCCGCCTTGTCACCAGTCACGGTCGACAAATCTACGCAGTGCGGGCCCGCTCCACTTCCCCCGTATGCATGATCGACGACCAAAGTCGCACCGCCACAGACTTTCGGCGCGGGGCCGCGGACAGATCAAGGACTTCCGTCGAACTGGCCTCGCCCCGCGGCCGATGACTGTGGGGGGTCCGCGGGGCGAGTGTCCTCACCATGAAGGAATTGCTGGAGCTACTCGGATTCATCGCCCTGGCACAGGGCGCGATGGGCCTCGTGCACGAGTTCACCGACTGGAAGATCGGCCTCGTGCAGAGGATCGACTTTCTCGACGGCTACGGGATCTACGCGAGCGTCGCGTTCCTGGTGCTCGGGTTCGCGTTGTTCGCCGCCGCCGAGAGCCGGAAGTCCGGCTGAGGCTCAGCAGCCGTAGTCGACCAGGTCGAACGACTCGTAGTGGTCCGCGGTGTAGTAGTCCTCCTGGTTCTCCTCACCGGTGACGATCCGGCGAGCTCCGCGCGTGGACGAACCCGGCGTGATGACCGTGTACTCGTGGTAATACCCGGTCGACTGGGAAGGCAGGACGCCTTCGCGGTTCTGGAAGACCGTCCCGTCCTGCTCGTACGGGTACGGGCCGCCCTGCTCGATCAGGTCGAGCGTGTCGTGCGCCTGGGAGGGCAGGTCGGTGTAGCAGATGCTGCCGACGGCGGCGGCCGCCGGGGTGGCGGTGACGGTGCCGCCGATGAGAAGGGCGGACAGAACGGCGGCTGCGGCGCCGATGCGAGTGATCCGTGGGGGGAATCTCATGCCCCCCATGATGACGCGCGTAGACAGTGGCATGTCAATGTCAACTCCGGAGAATTTCCCGTCAAGTCCGATGAGTTTTCGGGAAATTAACCTGCCGCCCGGCATCTTCACGCAGGCCGGGCGGCAGATGGTCAGGCGTTCTCGGGCAGCTCGTAGGAGCCGTACTCCGGGCGGCCCGCGAGGTTGTACGACTGGATGGAGACGCCCGTCGAGGTGATCCGTCCGCCGCTGTGCCGGAAGGCGGTCGGCACCGCGCCCTCCGGGAAGAGCCGGAAGCCGGCGCCCAGCACGACCGGGAAGGTCAGCAGGTGGACGGTGTCGACGAGGTCGAGGGCGAACAGGGACTGCAGGAGTGCGCCGCTGCCGTGGACCTGGATCTCGCCGTCGGTGCGCTCTTTGAGGGCGGTGACCTCCTTGGCCAGGTCGCCGCCGAGCACGGTGGTGCCGGACCACTCGGGGTCGGTGAGGGTGGACGAGGCGACGTACTTGGGCAGGGCGTTGAGCTTGGAGGCGACGGGGTCGGCGGGGTCGGTCACCTTCGGCCAGTACCCGGCGAAGATGTCGTAGGTACGGCGGCCGAGGAGGAACGCGTCGACGCTGCCGAAGACCTCGGTGACGAACGCGCCGAAGTCCTCCTCGGCGTAGGGAACGGTCCAGCCGCCCTGCTCGAAGCCGCCCCGGGTGTCCTCCTGCGGGCCGCCCGGTGCCTGGTAGACGCCGTCGAGGCTGACGAAGATCTGGGAGACGAGCTTGCCCATGGCGGGTGCCTTCTCTCTGTGGTGGGGTCTGTTGTCATCACCTCAGACCCCACCGGCACCCGCAACTCATCGGTTCAGCCCGCGTGGGTCGAGAAGAGCCCGCCCGTGGGTCCCTGCTTCTCGCCGAGTCCCTCGCCGCCGAAGTCGGCCGAGTTCAGGTCGATGAAGTTGCCGCGCCGGCGATGATCATCGTGCCGTGGCCGGTGAACTTGTCCAGGACGAAGCCCTCGCCGCCCTTCATGCCGGTCCTGCCGCCCTGGAAGGCGATCCCGAAGTCGACGGTGGGCGTCCTTCTCGGCGAACTACGCGCGCGTGCCGTCGAGTTCGAGGGCGCGCATCTCGCCCGGAACGCGATCGACTCACCCGCGAGGACGCGCTGGCCGACCTGCATGGCGGTGCCCATGGCCTGGCGCAGCATGCCGCCCATGCCGCCGCCCACGCAAGGTTCCGGCGATGCGTCCGCCCGGGCGACCTCGACGTCCGTTCGCCGCCAGCACCGTGCAGCCCTCGCCGCTGGGATGGGTGCATGACTTCTTACGGAACTCTCAACGGCAAGGTGGCCCTGGTGACCGGCGGCAGCCGCGGTATCGGTGCGGCGACGGCAGTGCGGCTGGCCCGGGAGGGCGCGGACGTGGCCGTCACCTACGTGAGCGGCAAGGACGCGGCCGAGGACGTCGTACGCGCCGTCGAGGCGCTCGGGCGGCGGGCGGTGGCCCTGCGCGCGGACTCCGCGGACGCGCAGGAGGCGGCCGGGGCGGTGACGCGTACGGCGGAGGCGCTGGGCGGGCTGGACGTCCTGGTGAACAACGTGGGCGTCGGCCTGCTCGGGCCGCTGGCGAGCCTCTCGGTCGGCGATGTCGACCGGCTGCTCGCCGTGAACGTGCGCGGGGTGTTCCTGGCCTCCCAGGCAGCCGCCGCGCGGATGTCTGAGGGCGGGCGGATCATCACGATCGGTACCTGCATGACCCAGCGGGTGCCGGGCCCGGGCGGGACGCTGTACGCCATGAGCAAGTCGGCGCTGATCGGGCTGACGAAGGCGCTCGCGCGGGAGCTGGGTGCGCGCGGAATCACGGCCAACATCGTCCATCCCGGACCCA contains:
- a CDS encoding cytochrome P450 family protein, producing MADVIDMGEFGEGFRVNPHPAYARLRAEGPVHRVRLPEWHSEVWLVVGHEEARTALAEPRLSKDGAKIGLKSLDEELIGKNLLVTDPPQHTRLRGLIARAFTMRRVEALRPRIQQLTDELLDAMLPRGRADLVESLSYPLPITVICELLGVPEMDRAEFRKMSTEAVAPSTPGSEHDAYVRLGAYFTDLIEDKRAAGPSGDLLSDLIRTTAEDGDRLSPDELRGMAFILLIAGHETTVNLITSGVHSLLTHPDQLAALRADMGLLDGAVEEMLRHEGPVETATFRYAAEPLELGSVRIDRGESVMIGLTAANRDASRYPAPDTFDIRRDARGHVAFGHGIHFCLGAPLARLEARTAIRSLLDRAPDLALDGPPGEWLPGMLMRGMRSLPVRW
- a CDS encoding response regulator transcription factor gives rise to the protein MTAIRVLLVDDDPLVRAGLSFMMGGAEDIEIVGEAADGREVEALVDRTSPDVVLMDIRMPSMDGLTATERLRGRKDAPQVVVLTTFHADEQVLRALRAGAAGFVLKDTPPAEIVDAVRRVAAGDPVLSPSVTRRLMEHAAGAAADTRRARARARIEALNDREREVAVAVGRGLSNAEIAAALFMSVATVKTHVSRILAKLDLNNRVQIALLAYDAGLLEESEEDGH
- a CDS encoding sensor histidine kinase; translated protein: MTGDKAEQAVSAFQGRRWLFPSAVIHELDPDVGASGRRPRRTARDWVVDFSCFLLAVLIGLAAADTVNGDPNTSKSLAGIDQLLGALACALVWLRRRWPVGLAAVMVPLSFVSGTAGGAGLIIFFSLAVHRPFKYVAWIGGTSLAGIPLYFWWRPEPDLAFVPAVLLTSLLTVSTIACGLLVRVKRQLMLSLRDRALRAETEAKLRAEQAQRLAREAIAREMHDVLAHRLTLLSVHAGALEFRPDAPQAEVARAAGVIRESAHEALQDLREIIGVLRAGEPDEAGRPQPTLAALDALVAESREAGMKVTLDNRVTDPAAVPASVGRTAYRIAQEGLTNARKHAPGTEVTVTVTGGPGEGLTVDVRNPAPEGEVPPVPGSGQGLIGLTERATLAGGRLAYGPEGDGGFGVRGWLPWG
- a CDS encoding ribonuclease domain-containing protein codes for the protein MRFPPRITRIGAAAAVLSALLIGGTVTATPAAAAVGSICYTDLPSQAHDTLDLIEQGGPYPYEQDGTVFQNREGVLPSQSTGYYHEYTVITPGSSTRGARRIVTGEENQEDYYTADHYESFDLVDYGC
- a CDS encoding dihydrofolate reductase family protein; this encodes MGKLVSQIFVSLDGVYQAPGGPQEDTRGGFEQGGWTVPYAEEDFGAFVTEVFGSVDAFLLGRRTYDIFAGYWPKVTDPADPVASKLNALPKYVASSTLTDPEWSGTTVLGGDLAKEVTALKERTDGEIQVHGSGALLQSLFALDLVDTVHLLTFPVVLGAGFRLFPEGAVPTAFRHSGGRITSTGVSIQSYNLAGRPEYGSYELPENA
- a CDS encoding SDR family oxidoreductase; amino-acid sequence: MTSYGTLNGKVALVTGGSRGIGAATAVRLAREGADVAVTYVSGKDAAEDVVRAVEALGRRAVALRADSADAQEAAGAVTRTAEALGGLDVLVNNVGVGLLGPLASLSVGDVDRLLAVNVRGVFLASQAAAARMSEGGRIITIGTCMTQRVPGPGGTLYAMSKSALIGLTKALARELGARGITANIVHPGPIDTDMNPGDGSYAPGQAAMTALGRFGTSEEVASMVAYLAGADYVTGAEFAVDGGHAA